The Mercenaria mercenaria strain notata chromosome 6, MADL_Memer_1, whole genome shotgun sequence genome contains the following window.
tcgtttttattttaaattcggCTCAAATATCAAAGGGGGCTATTAACTTAAACGGTTTTAATTGAAACGTGCACTTGAATAAAGATATGCAATTTTAGGcaattttatcaatgaaaaatgtTAATGGTGTGTAATGGATTCAAGGTTGCATTAAGCAAAATATCATTCTGTGGATTGGGTTCGTAAATTACAAATCAAGCGGATGGTGACGAGCGTTAGTTTAAAACAAAGTATCTTAATTTTAGTCAGAAGTTTTTTTACTTGATTACTTTGAAAGATAGCAATGACACATGATTATAATCTAATATAAAGTTTACTTTAGTTTCTATAGTCACTGCCGTTGAGGAAGAAGGTTAAATAATattgttacaaaattaaaatacgtCATACGATGTAACGTGAGGGTAATTATTCTTATTTTAGATCATGAACAATTAAGGATTGCGATTTCTTTGAAATGGGAAATCAGGCCTTCcaaaaagatataatttgtttttaacgATTTATCGTTAATATGTGTAACATTTaagtttgattttaaaatgaCGCAGTTAATGAATGAAACTTATGACAAGGCCTATTGTATATTATATCCGTAATTTCTAAAGTATTCTTAAGTTACTACTGCGCGTGGGGTTAAATTATACTTAtgacatatatcatataaaatatataatataacttctttttgttaaaaactccttaaatgaataaaaacgttttatttaaatttgtaaattagTCAACATTTTAGTGGATATATTATTGCGACTGTATAAACGTCACTCACGATATTTGGAGCACATGGTGACGTAACATGAAAACTTcataattgagctgcaccatcagaaaaccaacatagtgcgtttgcgatcagcatggatccagaccagcctgcgcatccgagcaatCCGAGCCAGGCAGTCTGAAAGCTCTTGGTTTGACTGCTCTTTTCCTAAGTCCGCGGATTCGAACCTTTGTGTCACCTCATACTAGTAACCGGGAATTGAACTTAAGAGGGATTTTTTTTCAAGCTTAAAAGATTTCAtcacatttcattaaaataaagtaGATTTAGTTTAAAATCAAATAAGAGGGACAAAAAATATTGTGTTAGAGTAACGTTTTGGCAAATTTAAAGCGGGTTTTGTGTCTGATTGTCCGATTTAtcactttgtgaaaaaaaaatcagtgctCAGGCAAACTTTCCCTTTTTCATTCCAGACCTCAAAAATAGACATTCAGTCAGGACATGGTGTGAAAATTGAGCCTATAGAACAAAGCAATGTGTATATAGATTCTCTGTCCGAACCTTTCGATGACGGGTAAGTGTGTTCTTGAACCAAATATTTTTCtctgaaacaacaacaaacaacaaaaaaaaaaaaaaaaaaaaaaaaaaagtgtacatATTATGAAACGATATGTGTCGACaattgataaaagttttcacaaaaTCGACATTTTGTCTCAATGTTTTCTACTTCCGACTGCTGTGGTTCGTTCGGGTTTAGCGTCGATTACAGAAATCCAGGAAAAACACATTAacataattttgatgaaaattgttCCAAAGTCATACGAGTTTTAAGGATTAGATCtaataatgaaaattatatttttccaaaattcttcATCCCATCCTTTACTTTTTTGCGGACAATTTGTTTCAAATGTATAATGATACCTAATGTATGTCGTTCGCCTTTATATCTTTTCACTTCATAAACTGTACATAAACcgcaattttatgttttatatctttaagtACTTAACCTTCGAAAAGCGGAACAATTTTGTTGTCAAAAGAGAGACATAATTCttcaatgttttatttgattttgaatgaTGAAATGGTAttgaagttattaaaaaaatCGTGTGATTGGAGATGAAAACACATTTcattaaataatagtaaaaaggCGCCAGTTTTATAAATTAATCGCTGATAATCCTgtagtttaattttgtaattttgttttgaagacttttaaaaaaagtaaCGACATATACTGAATAGCGAATTACACGCACTGAACTTGCGAAAGTGTTGAAGGCtcaaagtttcaagtttatttcaaatactcTCAGTTTGCATATTGTAAAATTTGCAAATACATGAGACAAAAACACTCACAAATAGTACATCATATATAATCATGCACTCAAATGAGggcaacaaaatgaaaatacgTGTAGAACAATCTTACTGAAATAATGTTACATGTGCACGGTATATACGAAACTAATAATTTTATTGAAGTTATTAAAAAACGTCGTGTGATTGGAGATGAAAACACATTTcattaaataatagtaaaaaggCGCCAGTTTTATAAATTAATCGCTGATAATCCTgtagtttaattttgtaattttgttttgaagacttttaaaaaaagtaaCGACATATACTGAATAGCGAATTACACGCACTGAACTTGCGAAAGTGTTGAAGGCtcaaagtttcaagtttatttcaaatactcTCAGTTTGCATATTGTAAAATTTGCAAATACATGAGACAAAAACACTCACAAATAGTACATCATATATAATCATGCACTCAAATGAGggcaacaaaatgaaaatacgTGTAGAACAATCTTACTGAAATAATGTTACATGTGCACGGTATATACGAAACTAATAATTTTGATGCGGTCTGTTTTCAACTGAAGCTAACACTAGTTTGTCAGTTTATTTTGTCTCTTAAGCATTTATTGGATCCGTAAGCTACCATTACAacataacacacacacacacacacacacacacacacacacacgcacacacacacacacacagacgaAAGTTTATTCGAAACTGTAGAATAAATACACCTTAGAAAAATATACTTTCCAAGCTGGACTTCAGTGCtctcaaaaatatattaatatgtgtttttctttaaacaaatatCCTAGGCTAAAGAATATTTTCATTATCAACCATTTCAGACACGCTTTAAGGTTTGAGTTCAAGACAACTTCCGGTAACGCCACACTGTTTTACGCCGTACGTCGGAATGACCTGTATGACATGGTGTCCGGTGGTATCCACGACGGCTATCTGCAGTTCAAGATACGGTGCAAGTCGTCATATGCGGATCTTACCATTCCGTTCAGGGTTGATGACGGGGAATGGCATAAAGTATGTAATTTGAGACTCTGTGTCCTTTTACAGAAGCTAACAatgtttgaaacaaacaaacaagaacatTACAAAACTTTgataatatgttattttaaaaaatcagctCGAAGGTAAAGACACTGTTAGAAATAATCACCGAAGGGAATCTTGTAATTCCGACACTCGGGGACAGAATTTATCTAAACATTCAACTTTAAACTTCACGTTTAAACTTCACGTTTCTGTTAGCCACCATAACCACTTCAGACCTccatatactcagttccaaaagaaagtgtgcactttttaagtttaaatatttcaaaaaattccccgacgtttttgtttcattttttcatacactcaggtataactcaaaatcttaaatgcacaccaatttgtttacgaactgatttaaattttggtaccaaacattataagttttcatgaaaataaccgagaaaaaataacagaaaactaagtgcacactttcttttggaactgagtgtatatcAAATCAAAATTTCGAATCAAAATGAACCGTGAAGGCTCTACATGTTTTGTTACTTGAGTTTGCAACATAATAACATTATTATGGTcagtatacaatatatatttcaataacgGTTGGGAATTACTTATTTTCAGATAAAGTTTCAGAGGAAACATAGGAAGGGACTGTTTATGCTTGATGACATAGAGTTCTTCGAACAGTATTATGTTGGTTGCGGGGGTTTCACTTCAATTAACTTCGGCAACACTAATCCCGAACATGACTCTTCAGTAAGCGTAAACGAACTAAAGGTGAGTCAATGTAAACGGTTTATGCATTTTAATACATGCATTTCGACACATGTTTCAAGGTATTGCCAAAATCTTCTATGAAATTGTTTTTCTAAACCGTAGTACTGATTTTTTTCCTAAGCTGTAGCATACATAAATAGCCCCGTAATTTACTTTCGAGTAGCATGTGTAAGAGGTTTTCTTCGTACATGTATAATGCATActttgaaaaatatagaaaaagtacAATTCAAGCAGATAAATGACCAATCGTacataaacacattttttgtttGGCATCGTTAGCTGTtggttaaaaatattaataaaacagaaGCTTTTGTCGTTCTTTATTGCTTACGTCTGAAAACGTCCTCATTTGTAATGTACCTCAAAGAAAACTGTCCTCAAAGATACACTGTCCAGAGATAAATGGCTTTGACCtagttgtatatatatatgcaccCGACTATTAGAATGTAACAGCAGTGCAATAAGTTTAATTGTTCTTTCAATTAAGAGTGTTATTTTTCTGTTTGTCTGCGGATGGAATTTTTATTGGTGGTCACAAACCTTGAAACAGTCGGCGTGTTTGCTTTGAACTATAAAATATACGAGCACAGCAGGAGAGAGACTTGAAAGGAATGTATGTCTGGCAGGAAGTGTCATTAAAGCACTGTTCCAGATACTTGCGTGCGTCTGCACGCACCCAaggaattaaatattaaaataatgagaataattattttgtttacattttccaaCTCAGAGTTACAGAACGTATACATTGAAAAATGTGCAAAAAAGGTGAAATGCATCTATACTTTACAAATGTAGCGAAAcatcttaaaatttaattttcagttGAAACACACAAGGTGAAGCATAACAACTACACACGCAATCACATAAAAAAGAACTCGCGCGCTTGTTCTCTCCCCTGTTTTTTTTCTCAGCACCAGTAAAGAAAAAGCGACAGTGCCAATATTTGTAACCCGTGTGGCAGAGACCTTTAGACTGTAGACCTTTAATATGAAACAACAAAGCGCAATCGCATCAAGTTTACGTTCATAACAGAATC
Protein-coding sequences here:
- the LOC123549611 gene encoding uncharacterized protein LOC123549611; the encoded protein is MNIFTCICEMRRFVYILLFTIVMYSEARSFRRDRSLKFKCTGTSKIDIQSGHGVKIEPIEQSNVYIDSLSEPFDDGHALRFEFKTTSGNATLFYAVRRNDLYDMVSGGIHDGYLQFKIRCKSSYADLTIPFRVDDGEWHKIKFQRKHRKGLFMLDDIEFFEQYYVGCGGFTSINFGNTNPEHDSSVSVNELKSKDGQMNGCIRKVQISTGIDAPPHYTTVSDCN